The Candidatus Paracaedibacteraceae bacterium DNA window TCATAATGATCAACATGTTCCGTGACCTGACTGTCAGTCAGCACACCCGATTTTACTAAGTGTTGGGAATACAACTTAAAGGTTGACGGATGTTCAGCAATACGACGATACATAATCGGTTGCGTAAAACTTGGCTCATCAATTTCATTATGACCATGACGACGGTAACAAATAAGATCCAAAACCACATCAACAGAAAACTGACGATGAAAATCCACAGCAAGGCGCATTGCCCAAACAACTGATTCCGGATCATCCGCATTCACATGTAAAATCGGCGCTTGCACTGCCTTAGCAATATCAGAACTGTATGGTGAGCACCTTGAATGAGGGGGACTCGTTGTGAAACCAATCTGGTTATTAATAATGATATGAATCGTACCACCAGTTGTATAACCCTTTAACCCGGATAGATCCAGAGTCTCTGCAACCAAACCTTGACCTGCAAAAGCAGCATCACCGTGCATCAACACAGCAACTGTACGACGACGTTCTGTGTCACCGTGGGTATCTTGTTCAGCACGAACCTTTCCTAAGACAACAGGATCGACAGCTTCCAAGTGTGAGGGGTTAGGCATCAACGACAAGTGCATATCGCGGCCACGAACCTGACGCTTAATGGAATACCCTAAGTGATACTTAACATCACCGGACCCTTGGAATGACTCGGGGTCCACATCACCGCCTTGGAAATGCGCAAAGATTTCTTCGTTCGGTTTTTTCAAGATGTTCGACAAAACATTCAAACGACCGCGGTGTGCCGTACCGATCACAATTTTCTCAACGCCCTCATCAGCCAAGCGATCGACCATAGCTGCCATAGCCGGGATTAGGCTTTCACCACCTTCGAGACCGAAACGCTTTACCCCCGGGTATTTGACTTGCAAGAATCGTTCAAAAGAATCGCCAGAAATAAGATTTTTTAAGATCTCAATACGATCGGCATTATCCACGCGCAAGTGTGGCGGCGTATTTTCAACGCGTTCTTGAATCCAACTTTTTTGATCAGGTTCTTGGATATGCATAAATTCGACGCCAACAGTACCACAGTACACAGCGCGTAGTTTGTCATAGATTTCCTGTAATGTTGGATTATCCATCCCTAAAACTTTGTCAACAAACACATGCCGAGACATATCTGCAGGTGTAAAGCCATAACTTTGTGGTAATAATTCAGAATGATCGGCTCGGTTATCAAGCCCCAAAGGATCCAGCTTTGCCATTAAATGACCACGTACACGGAAAGAGCGAATCAACATCAAAGCCCGAATAGAATCACGCACAACTTCAGGTGTTATTGAAACAGTGCCTACAGCAGATGCACGGGCTGCTTTGGACTTGCTCCATTGTGGGGGGCGATCATCCTGAATTAAACCTTGGCGCAATGCCGGATCAAGTGTGTCAAAAAACTCACGCCAGCTCGCATCCACAGAAGCTGGATCATTAGCATAAGCTTGGAATAACTCCAAGATATATGGGGCATTTCCCCCACTTAAAAAGCTTTCTGGATCGATTGTACGCATCGTCATGATTCCTGTTTGGATTGAGTTAGTTGTTCTATAGCGATATTTTCTTTTTCTCTGCGATAGTCTGGCATGATTTTCTCAAGCGGCGACATTCCTTTGCGACGCTCGATATTTTCCCAGACAAATTTGGCTAGGATCGGTACAGAATCCGATGAAATAAGATCCTCATCCGCCATTATTTGAAAGGCCTTTTTAACATCGTCTTCTGACTTGAATTGAATATTTTGTTTTTTCTTAAGATTGAAAATAATATTCCTTGCCCAGTAATAGTAAGCATAGTTTGGCTTATCACCATCTTTAAAGGATTTCCAAACTCGTAAAGAATCATCATGTATTTTCTTAGATCTCAATGCAGATGCTTTGACTGCCATATCGATATCGGATTTTGTCAGCGTTTTGCCACTTGATGGAGACGGGGAACTTTCTGCATAAACAGAATTAACTGCTAAACAAGTAACAGCAATATACATAAATGTTAAAATTCCCCTGCCCCTCATTAGATCAATCCCTTATTATTATCCGTTCGCAGCCTGTGATAAATTGGGTGCTTTGCCGTTCTTCATGGCATTAAGCATTGTTTCCCCCAAAGTTGCAGGTGAATCAGCCACATCAACACCAACACGACGAAGTGCTTCCATTTTCTCAGCAGCACTTGCACCCGCACCGGCAATAATAGCACCAGCATGGCCCATACGACGCCCCGGAGGTGCAGTTACACCCGCAATAAAAGCAACAACTGGTTTATAACGACCCTTTGCATATTGATGAGCAATATATTCAGCCGCAGCCTGTTCGTCATTTCCACCAATTTCACCGATAAACAAGATTCCTTCTGTTTGTTTATCATCCCAAAACATCTCAAGAACGTCAGTAAAGTTCATCCCGCGCACAGGATCACCACCAATACCAACGCATGTGGATTGGCCAAGACCAACTGCTGTTGTCTGAGCAACAGCCTCGTACGTCAACGTTCCTGATCGGGAAACAATGCCTATTTTTCCAGCCTGATGAATAAAACCGGGCATAATACCAATCTTACATTGATCCGGTGTAATAACACCCGGGCAATTTGGACCAATTAGCTTAACATTTGTCCCTGATAAAGATCGCTTTACCTTGACCATATCGAGAACAGGAATTCCTTCAGTGATACAGACAATTAATTCAATGCCTGCGTCAGCTGCTTCCATAATAGAATCCGCAGCATAGGCTGCCGGTACGTAAATAACAGACGCATTTGCGCCTGTGGTTTTAACCGCATCACCAACTGTATTGAATACAGGCAACCCAAGATGCTCTGTCCCACCTTTACCGGGTGTCACACCACCTACCATCTTAGTTCCATAAGCAATTGCTTGCTCTGAGTGGAACGTACCGTTCTTTCCCGTAAACCCCTGACAAATAACTTTGGTATTTTTGTCGACTAGAATAGACATTACGCAGCCTCCTTGGATGCTGAAACAACCTTTGCGGCTGCCTGTGTTAGATCGCCTTCTGAAATGATTTTAAGCCCTGATTCATCAAGAATCTTACGCCCTTGATCCATATTTGTTCCGCGCAGACGAACAACCATCGGAACATTAAGTTGAATTTCTTTGGCTGCCGCGACAATACCTTCAGCGATCACATCACAACGCATGATGCCACCAAAAATATTAACAAGAACAGCATTAACGTTCTTGTCTGCTAAGATCAACTTAAATGCTTCGGCAACACGCTCTTTAGTTGCACCACCCCCAACATCCAAAAAGTTAGCAGGTTCCCCGCCGTGCAACTTAATAATATCCATGGTTGCCATAGCCAAACCCGCACCGTTGACCATACAACCAATCGTGCCATCTAACTTAACATAGTTCAGTTCATGTTTATGAGCTTCGGTTTCTGCCGGATCTTCTTCAGCCAAATCACGCAAGGCTTCGATTTCAGGATGGCGGTAAAGCGCATTATCATCAAACCCGACTTTGGCATCCAAAACAATCAGTGTTCCTTGTTTTGTCACAACAAGCGGATTGATTTCAATCTGCGTGCAATCAAGTTCAACATAGGCCTTAACTAAGGATTCTGTCAGTTTAACCATCTGCTTGTTAGTCTCACCCTCTAGCCCCAAGGCATACGCTAATTTGCGACCATGGAATGCCTGGTAACCCGCTGCCGGGTCAATAGAAAACTGAACGATTTTTTCAGGAGTTTTCTCAGCCACTTCCTCGATATCCATACCGCCGGCCTGAGATGCGATGATCGCTACCCGTCCGGTGTTACGATCAAGAACAAGACTGACATACAATTCACGATCAATATCACAACCAGATTCGATATATAGACGACGCACAACCTGACCTTTTGGACCTGTTTGATGCGTCACAAGAGTTGACCCAATCAACTTTGTTGCAGCTGTTGTCACCTCATCAATACTACGGCACAGAATAACACCACCAGCTTTACCACGACCTCCAGCATGAATTTGAGCTTTGACAACCCAAAGTGGCCCGCCCAGCTCTTGGGCAGCTTTGGTTGCTTCAGCTGCACTAAATGCGACCTTACCAGCCGAAACTGGAGCACCATATTTCTTCAGAACTTCTTTGGCTTGATATTCATGAATATTCATAACCTATACTTCCTTTAGCTTGCTTGAGATGTAATTTTTTGCACATCAGAGACGAGAGTTCTAACCGCAGTCACAGATTTAGTAAACCCGTCTTTTTCTTCGGGGGTTAACTCTAACTCAACAACTTTTTCAACACCATTCTGGCCAATCACTACAGGAACACCAACGTATAAATCTTTAACCCCATACTCCCCTGTCAACCAAGCAGCACATGGCAGAATACGTTTTTGATCATGAAGGTAAGATTCAGCCATCGCAATGGCTGATGCTGCCGGCGCATAAAAAGCAGAGCCCGTCTTAAGAAGATTCACGATTTCAGCCCCGCCATTACGAGTACGGTCAACGATTTCATCAACTTTAGCCTGAGAAATCGCCCCCCGTTCAACCCATGTAGTCAATGGAATTCCAGAAATCGTTGTATAGCGTGGCAACGGTACCATGGTGTCGCCATGTCCACCCAACACAAACGCTTGGATATCATGAGACGAAACACCCATAGCTTCGGAAATAAAGTGTTTGTAACGACCGCTATCTAAAATTCCCGCCATTCCCACAACTTTATTATGAGGCAAGCCAGATTCTTCACGCATAACCCAAACCATCACATCCAAAGGATTAGTCACTACAATAACAAAAGCGTTGGGGCAGTACTTTTTAATATTTGTTGCAACTGTACGAATAACACCGGAATTAATCAACAACAAGTCATCGCGACTCATACCCGGCTTACGAGCCACACCTGCTGTTACAATCACAACATCAGCATCTTTCATGGATGAATAGTCATTACTTCCCTCGATCCGAGCATCAATGCCATCGACAGCCATCGCCTGTGATAAATCAAGTGCTTTACCTTGAGGAATTCCTTCGGCAATGTCAATCAAGACAACATCACCTAATCCTTTAAACGCAGCTAAATGTGCCAACGTTCCACCAATGTTTCCGCTGCCAACTAGGGCTATTTTTTTACGTGACATGATTTGCCTTTCTTTCCTATTAAGCGATAATTACCGAGTCTGCCTTAGCATACCCATTTTTTAAGAACTGTGCCCCTGCTTGAAGTCCTTGCATATCAATGCTATGCCCAATACCTGAGCAGGTTAAACTTTCCGGGACCACATTATAATGACATAAATTCTTTAATGCTTCGTTAAATGCCATATAGGGAACAACCATATCCATATCCCCATGAATTAACATGACATTTGGTTTTGGATCTGCAAGGGTCTTTGCAACTGGCGGATAAAACGCTCCTGAATAACCCAATACATTTCTGACGCCATGCAAATGAAACATTAAATCAAGGGATAGCATTGTACCTTGTGAGAAACCAACTAGCGACAATGCTTCAAGTGGTAAAGATCTTTCCTGTAATTGGGCCTTAATCCACTTAGCAACAAGCGGAGTTACGCGGTCAAGACCAGCCCGTATATTAAAGGGAGTATAATCTTTGAGACCAAACCATTGGTAACCAATCCCAATCTCACAGGGTTCAATACCATTCGGCGCAATAAATTCGGCATCCGGCATACCTTCTGACCAATAATGGCCAAGGTCGATAAGATTTTCGCCATCCGCACCATATCCATGCAGAATAACAACAAGTTGCTTTGGCTGACCGCCATTTTTTGGCGGAATACTGGGACCCGATAACACTTAAGAAAATCCATTTAAAATCCAAGTTATCCTTACTTTACCTCTTTCATCAAACAGCTTCAACTTTATTGTGAATGCTTAGCGAGAAAAATATTTGAATATACCCTAGCCAATCGCTATCTTAAATATAATGTAATTTAACCTAGGCTTTATCATGTCTATTCAATTTTTCTCTTCATTATCTAACACAGCAAAATTAACAGCAAAAAAACTCAACGATATAAATGTCTTACGTGACACCCTCCCTCTATTCAATCATGTTCGCCATTTTAAAATTGATGAGCAGCTCTTAACATATTCAAAAAAACTAAAGTCTTTTAAAGACATTATTGTCTTGGGTACAGGCGGTTCAAGTCTTGGCGGAAAGTCCCTGTGCGAATTTGCAGCAAGCTCAGCACCAACGATGCACTTTTGCGACAACATTGACCCAAAAACATTCAAGAAACTCTTTGCAAAAATAACCCCCAAAACAACAGGGGTAATTGTCATTTCCAAATCAGGCAGCACAGCTGAAACACTCATGCAATTTATGGTATGCTTAGACCATTGGGAAAAGAATAACCTTGAGGTTGCGAATCATTTTATCGCAATCACAGAACCCACCAACAATATGCTGGGACAGTTAGCAAAAAAATACCATATTCTATGCCTAGATCACGCAACAGATATTGGCGGTCGTTTTGCTGTATTCACAAATGTCGGAATTCTTCCCGCACTTGTTTCCGGTGTTAATGTTGACAAGTTTATCAAAGGGGCTAAAAGCTGCCTCCATAAACTAGACGACAATATTCCGTCCAATCCGGCCGTCGAAGGCGCCCTAATTCAATACGAACTTCTCAACAACAATAAAACTGTGTCCGTGCTTATGCCTTATATTGACCAGCTCAACACATTTGCATTGTGGTATCGCCAGCTTTGGGCTGAAAGCCTTGGAAAAGATGGTAAAGGAACAACCCCTATCGCAGCCCTTGGAACAGTTGATCAACACTCTCAACTTCAACTCTTCCTAGACGGACCAAAAGATAAA harbors:
- a CDS encoding 2-oxoglutarate dehydrogenase E1 component; the protein is MTMRTIDPESFLSGGNAPYILELFQAYANDPASVDASWREFFDTLDPALRQGLIQDDRPPQWSKSKAARASAVGTVSITPEVVRDSIRALMLIRSFRVRGHLMAKLDPLGLDNRADHSELLPQSYGFTPADMSRHVFVDKVLGMDNPTLQEIYDKLRAVYCGTVGVEFMHIQEPDQKSWIQERVENTPPHLRVDNADRIEILKNLISGDSFERFLQVKYPGVKRFGLEGGESLIPAMAAMVDRLADEGVEKIVIGTAHRGRLNVLSNILKKPNEEIFAHFQGGDVDPESFQGSGDVKYHLGYSIKRQVRGRDMHLSLMPNPSHLEAVDPVVLGKVRAEQDTHGDTERRRTVAVLMHGDAAFAGQGLVAETLDLSGLKGYTTGGTIHIIINNQIGFTTSPPHSRCSPYSSDIAKAVQAPILHVNADDPESVVWAMRLAVDFHRQFSVDVVLDLICYRRHGHNEIDEPSFTQPIMYRRIAEHPSTFKLYSQHLVKSGVLTDSQVTEHVDHYENQLRETLESLDEHKTKALISKPQWLDGAWVGIKSPRLVTPESDMTPSTGASVENLERVAEKLTLVPDGLIINSRLQRVLKPKQEALESGENIDWGTGEALAFGTLLLEGKKVRLSGQDVGRGTFSHRHAVWTDQNTERKYVALNHLSESQAKFDVIDSPLAEASVLGFEYGYSLADPHALVLWEAQFGDFANGAQVIIDQFISAAEHKWQRLSGLVMLLPHGYEGQGPEHSSCRVERYLQLCGEGNMRVINCTTPANYFHALRRQVLGETRKPLIVVAPKTLLRHKLAVSKIEDMFEGTTFKPVIDDSDVKKDKVNRVVLCSGKVYYELLQEREAQGLEDVAIVRLEQYYPLPEKYLSDVLKPYAGRAEFIWCQEEPENMGAWMFLDRKLEKILEGLNARSPRVRYAGRAEAASPATGNAARHEFEQKALVHQALGLSAKLKEVI
- the mdh gene encoding malate dehydrogenase — its product is MSRKKIALVGSGNIGGTLAHLAAFKGLGDVVLIDIAEGIPQGKALDLSQAMAVDGIDARIEGSNDYSSMKDADVVIVTAGVARKPGMSRDDLLLINSGVIRTVATNIKKYCPNAFVIVVTNPLDVMVWVMREESGLPHNKVVGMAGILDSGRYKHFISEAMGVSSHDIQAFVLGGHGDTMVPLPRYTTISGIPLTTWVERGAISQAKVDEIVDRTRNGGAEIVNLLKTGSAFYAPAASAIAMAESYLHDQKRILPCAAWLTGEYGVKDLYVGVPVVIGQNGVEKVVELELTPEEKDGFTKSVTAVRTLVSDVQKITSQAS
- the sucD gene encoding succinate--CoA ligase subunit alpha; the encoded protein is MSILVDKNTKVICQGFTGKNGTFHSEQAIAYGTKMVGGVTPGKGGTEHLGLPVFNTVGDAVKTTGANASVIYVPAAYAADSIMEAADAGIELIVCITEGIPVLDMVKVKRSLSGTNVKLIGPNCPGVITPDQCKIGIMPGFIHQAGKIGIVSRSGTLTYEAVAQTTAVGLGQSTCVGIGGDPVRGMNFTDVLEMFWDDKQTEGILFIGEIGGNDEQAAAEYIAHQYAKGRYKPVVAFIAGVTAPPGRRMGHAGAIIAGAGASAAEKMEALRRVGVDVADSPATLGETMLNAMKNGKAPNLSQAANG
- the sucC gene encoding ADP-forming succinate--CoA ligase subunit beta, with product MNIHEYQAKEVLKKYGAPVSAGKVAFSAAEATKAAQELGGPLWVVKAQIHAGGRGKAGGVILCRSIDEVTTAATKLIGSTLVTHQTGPKGQVVRRLYIESGCDIDRELYVSLVLDRNTGRVAIIASQAGGMDIEEVAEKTPEKIVQFSIDPAAGYQAFHGRKLAYALGLEGETNKQMVKLTESLVKAYVELDCTQIEINPLVVTKQGTLIVLDAKVGFDDNALYRHPEIEALRDLAEEDPAETEAHKHELNYVKLDGTIGCMVNGAGLAMATMDIIKLHGGEPANFLDVGGGATKERVAEAFKLILADKNVNAVLVNIFGGIMRCDVIAEGIVAAAKEIQLNVPMVVRLRGTNMDQGRKILDESGLKIISEGDLTQAAAKVVSASKEAA